Proteins from one Candidatus Cloacimonadota bacterium genomic window:
- a CDS encoding thiamine pyrophosphate-dependent dehydrogenase E1 component subunit alpha, with the protein MDRLEMYRRMLLIRKTEERIEELFAKGLLRGTTHGSRGQEAIAVGLLSHLDCANDYVTGSHRSHGHFLALNPDPYPFFAELMGKETGMVYGRGGSQHLSYQKFITNGITGGMVPIASGLAFSLKAKTMDRICVSIFGDGAMNEGYVMEALNLSAVFDLPILFVLENNNYAMSTSFQNTNKGVIQKRIEGFGLPYLQCKATDVDDLYDKCAEVVSKIRNTRHPQFIEFITHRFSGHSKSDARLYMPKEIDEYWKKNDPLHRIESKLEATDIVATKISVENMIDAAITRASEDPYPGKGR; encoded by the coding sequence TGCTTCTGATCCGGAAGACCGAAGAAAGAATTGAAGAGCTCTTTGCCAAAGGTTTATTACGCGGTACTACACATGGTTCAAGGGGTCAGGAAGCTATTGCTGTAGGGTTGTTAAGCCATTTAGATTGTGCCAATGATTATGTAACGGGTAGCCATAGAAGCCATGGTCACTTCCTGGCATTGAATCCAGATCCCTATCCTTTTTTCGCAGAGTTAATGGGCAAAGAAACCGGAATGGTCTATGGAAGGGGTGGATCTCAGCATCTATCATATCAGAAATTTATTACTAATGGCATAACCGGTGGGATGGTTCCCATTGCCTCAGGATTGGCATTTTCTTTAAAAGCAAAAACCATGGACAGGATATGTGTATCTATCTTTGGTGATGGAGCGATGAACGAAGGCTATGTTATGGAAGCGTTGAATTTGTCGGCAGTATTCGATTTGCCTATCTTGTTTGTTTTGGAAAACAACAACTATGCTATGAGTACATCCTTTCAAAACACTAATAAAGGTGTTATCCAGAAACGCATCGAGGGATTCGGATTGCCATACCTTCAATGCAAAGCTACTGATGTTGATGATCTTTACGACAAATGCGCAGAAGTTGTTTCCAAGATTAGAAATACTAGGCATCCGCAGTTCATAGAGTTTATTACTCACAGGTTTTCCGGGCATTCCAAAAGTGATGCGAGGCTTTATATGCCCAAGGAAATCGATGAGTACTGGAAAAAAAATGATCCATTACATAGGATAGAAAGCAAGCTCGAAGCAACTGATATAGTTGCAACTAAAATCTCAGTAGAAAACATGATAGACGCAGCGATAACAAGAGCGTCTGAAGACCCATATCCGGGTAAAGGGAGATAG